One stretch of Schistocerca nitens isolate TAMUIC-IGC-003100 chromosome 11, iqSchNite1.1, whole genome shotgun sequence DNA includes these proteins:
- the LOC126213299 gene encoding 60S ribosomal protein L18a has protein sequence MKAKGELKEFEVIGRKLPSEKQKVTPLYKMRIFAPDSIVAKSRFWYFLRQLKKFKKTTGEIVSIKQIPEKSPIKIKNFGIWLRYDSRSGTHNMYREYRDLSVSGAVTQCYRDMGARHRARAHSIQIIKVEQVKASNCRRPQVKQFHDSKIRFPLPKRIQQRHLMNKFSVRKPRTFYM, from the exons ATGAAAGCCAAGGGAGAG TTGAAGGAATTTGAGGTTATCGGCCGGAAGTTACCATCAGAAAAACAGAAGGTGACTCCACTATACAAAATGAGAATATTTGCACCAGATTCCATTGTCGCAAAATCCCGCTTCTGGTATTTCCTGCGGCAACTAAAGAAGTTCAAGAAGACCACTGGGGAAATTGTATCAATCAAGCAG ATTCCTGAGAAGTCCCCAATTAAGATTAAGAACTTTGGTATCTGGTTACGCTATGACTCCCGATCTGGCACCCACAACATGTACCGTGAGTACAGGGACCTGAGTGTCTCTGGTGCAGTCACTCAGTGCTATCGGGATATGGGCGCTCGCCACAGAGCGAGAGCGCATTCCATTCAG ATAATCAAGGTGGAGCAGGTAAAGGCTTCAAACTGCCGGCGACCTCAGGTGAAGCAGTTCCACGACTCAAAGATCCGCTTCCCACTGCCCAAGAGGATCCAGCAGCGCCACCTCATGAACAAGTTTTCAGTCCGCAAACCCAGGACCTTCTATATGTAA